The following are from one region of the Gadus chalcogrammus isolate NIFS_2021 chromosome 19, NIFS_Gcha_1.0, whole genome shotgun sequence genome:
- the fech gene encoding ferrochelatase, mitochondrial encodes MMAVLGGTRRLIHLSSVCAFLRSRCTAAALAQTSPIETLENRKPKTGILMLNMGGPEKLEDVHDFLLRLFKDTDLMKLPVQSKLGPLIARRRTPKIQEQYSRIGGGSPIKHWTSMQGEGMVRLLDQMSPDTAPHKFYIGFRYVHPLTEESIEEMEKDGIERAVAFTQYPQYSCSTTGSSLNAIYRYYRDRGEGPKMRWSVIDRWPTHPLLVECFADHIRNELLKFPEDKRNEVVILFSAHSLPMAVVNRGDPYPQEVGATVQRVMEALDHCNPYRLVWQSKVGPMAWLGPQTDDVIKGLCERGKKNLLLVPIAFTSDHIETLHELDIEYSQVLGEECGVENIRRAESLNGNPLFMKALAQLVQSHLISDQPCSRQLTLRCPLCINPTCGEAKAFFSAQKA; translated from the exons ATGATGGCGGTGCTTGGAGGCACTCGGAGGCTCATTCACC tatCCAGCGTTTGTGCTTTCCTGAGGAGTCGCTGTACTGCTGCTGCACTGGCACAAACCTCTCCCATAGAGACCCTGGagaacag GAAGCCCAAGACGGGGATCCTGATGCTGAACATGGGCGGGCCGGAGAAGCTAGAGGACGTCCACGACTTTCTGCTCCGCCTCTTCAAGGACACGGACCTCATGAAGCTTCCTGTACAGAG TAAGCTGGGGCCGCTGATCGCCAGACGGCGGACACCAAAGATCCAGGAGCAGTACAGCCGCATCGGAGGAGGCTCCCCGATCAAGCACTGGACCTCCATGCAGGGGGAGGGCATGGTGCGGCTCCTGGACCAGATGTCCCCCGACACGG CGCCTCACAAATTCTACATCGGCTTCCGCTACGTCCACCCGCTGACGGAGGAGTCCATcgaagagatggagaaggacgGGATAGAGAGGGCAGTCGCCTTCACCCAGTACCCCCAGTACAGCTGTTCTACTACAG GAAGCAGCCTGAACGCCATCTACCGTTACTATAGAGACCGGGGGGAGGGGCCCAAGATGCGCTGGAGCGTGATCGACCGCTGGCCCACCCACCCTCTGCTGGTggag TGTTTTGCAGATCACATCCgcaacgagctgctgaagtttcCGGAAGATAAGAGGAATGAAGTCGTGATCCTCTTCTCCGCACACTCTCTCCCCATGGCC GTGGTGAACCGCGGCGACCCCTATCCCCAGGAGGTGGGGGCCACGGTCCAGAGAGTCATGGAGGCTCTGGACCACTGTAACCCCTACAGGCTCGTGTGGCAGTCCAAG GTGGGGCCCATGGCGTGGCTGGGGCCCCAGACAGACGACGTGATCAAGGGTCTGTGTGAGCGGGGGAAGAAGAACCTGCTGCTGGTCCCCATCGCCTTCACCTCCGACCACATCGAGACGCTCCACGAGCTGGACATAGAGTACTCACAggtcctgggggaggag TGTGGGGTGGAGAATATTAGACGAGCTGAGTCTCTGAACGGGAATCCTCTGTTCATGAAG gcaCTAGCGCAGCTGGTCCAGTCCCACCTGATCTCCGATCAGCCCTGCTCCCGCCAGCTCACCCTCAGGTGCCCCCTCTGCATCAACCCCACCTGCGGAGAGGCCAAGGCCTTCTTCTCCGCCCAGAAGGCGTGA